One segment of Niabella beijingensis DNA contains the following:
- a CDS encoding beta-L-arabinofuranosidase domain-containing protein — MIVKRITQWLLVCVLCAVGSRAPAQVADVYEPLPPGAVKLEGYLQQYITHSIASWNKGVVPYDSLALLFRNGRAFFAQGEMWGKAVRSGCMFYRYNRDPGLKKILKQTVADLLSYTRENGSISCSAPAQQPDGPGGDIWERKYVMLALEGYYTDVEADPAVLKALVRQADVLLTQIGPPPKARITDLGWSPNHIESSTILEPLMRLYRLTGYQRYLDFCRYIVETEGGAKGENIIGSALLGKDPARIGGVYPKAYEMLSLFEGVVEYYRATKQEKWRTAVMNLFEKVKEKEITIIGNGGGDQPYHPAVLGEAWDYTALEQTNPDIQRMMETCVGVTWLKLCSQIFRLTGDASAMDRIEQYAYNGLLGAMKPEGDGFSYVNLLNGVKTNRTGWGGMISNVYVTCCNLNGPMGLAYLPYIAVMRSASGPVVNLFNAAAASMMLPSGNRLQLQIRSAFPQNGMVRIRVHTTKKEAVPVKIRIPSWSERTRVTVNGTTYKAVPGTYLEIKRNWNNDDEILMQLDMRCRILEAPRGSNRKGDHFMALRAGPVVLARDENLDPHYNEPVTLVHKNGVVAAKTVNAAGTHYQIIMEVPTAKGAVKMVDYASVNNWNGTHICTWIPDK; from the coding sequence ATGATTGTTAAAAGGATAACGCAGTGGTTACTGGTCTGTGTTTTGTGTGCCGTGGGCAGCAGGGCTCCGGCGCAGGTAGCGGATGTATACGAGCCGCTACCACCGGGGGCGGTAAAGCTGGAAGGGTACCTGCAACAATATATAACGCATTCCATCGCCAGCTGGAACAAAGGTGTGGTACCTTACGACAGTCTGGCCCTGCTGTTCAGGAACGGCCGGGCTTTTTTTGCCCAGGGAGAAATGTGGGGAAAGGCAGTGAGGTCGGGCTGTATGTTTTACCGGTACAACCGCGACCCGGGACTAAAAAAAATACTAAAGCAAACGGTTGCGGACCTGCTTTCCTATACACGGGAAAACGGAAGTATCAGTTGCTCCGCTCCGGCACAGCAGCCGGATGGGCCTGGTGGGGATATCTGGGAACGGAAATATGTGATGCTGGCACTGGAGGGATATTATACCGATGTGGAGGCAGACCCGGCCGTGCTGAAGGCCCTGGTCCGTCAGGCGGATGTGCTGCTGACACAGATCGGCCCCCCGCCTAAAGCCCGGATCACCGACCTGGGATGGAGCCCGAACCACATCGAATCCAGTACCATACTGGAGCCGTTGATGCGGCTTTACCGGCTCACCGGTTATCAGCGCTACCTGGATTTCTGCCGGTATATCGTAGAGACGGAAGGTGGGGCCAAAGGAGAAAATATCATCGGATCCGCCTTGCTGGGAAAAGATCCTGCGCGGATCGGCGGCGTTTATCCAAAAGCCTATGAGATGCTGTCCCTGTTTGAAGGCGTGGTGGAATATTACCGGGCAACAAAGCAGGAGAAATGGCGCACTGCTGTCATGAACCTCTTTGAAAAAGTAAAAGAAAAAGAGATCACCATCATCGGTAATGGCGGGGGTGATCAGCCCTATCATCCGGCTGTACTGGGAGAGGCCTGGGATTATACCGCACTGGAGCAGACCAATCCCGATATACAGCGAATGATGGAAACCTGCGTCGGTGTTACCTGGCTGAAACTCTGTTCACAGATCTTCCGGCTGACTGGTGATGCCAGTGCAATGGACCGGATCGAGCAATACGCCTACAACGGTCTGCTGGGTGCAATGAAACCGGAAGGCGACGGGTTCAGCTATGTAAATTTACTCAACGGTGTAAAGACCAACAGGACCGGCTGGGGAGGGATGATCAGCAATGTATACGTTACCTGCTGTAATTTAAACGGCCCCATGGGACTGGCCTACCTTCCTTATATCGCCGTGATGCGATCCGCTTCCGGACCTGTGGTAAATCTTTTCAATGCAGCAGCCGCTTCCATGATGTTACCTTCGGGAAACCGTCTGCAATTACAGATCCGGTCGGCCTTTCCGCAGAACGGAATGGTCCGTATCCGCGTGCATACCACTAAAAAAGAGGCGGTTCCTGTTAAGATAAGGATCCCTTCCTGGAGTGAAAGAACCCGGGTGACGGTAAATGGAACGACCTACAAGGCTGTTCCGGGAACTTACCTGGAGATCAAAAGGAACTGGAATAATGATGATGAGATCCTGATGCAGCTGGACATGCGATGCCGGATTCTGGAGGCGCCCCGGGGCAGTAACCGCAAGGGAGATCATTTTATGGCGCTGCGTGCCGGACCGGTGGTACTGGCGAGAGATGAAAACCTGGATCCCCATTACAATGAGCCGGTAACCCTTGTTCATAAGAATGGTGTTGTAGCGGCAAAAACAGTAAACGCTGCAGGAACGCATTACCAGATAATAATGGAAGTGCCTACAGCCAAAGGTGCTGTGAAGATGGTGGATTATGCATCCGTTAACAACTGGAACGGTACACATATCTGTACCTGGATCCCTGACAAATGA
- a CDS encoding RagB/SusD family nutrient uptake outer membrane protein, with product MKSILLNNGEKRALTGRPLVAVFCKRRLLWCCFLGLLITGACNKQLDLPSDGRLGSVEEAFTDYNRVRGYLNSCYGYCPEPSMDRASYTDEAEDADAITSGSNFLIWYRGTITASTYATYSSDGSPWTNLFQGIYKCNTFLKQIKTATAIVSDEEKAGWIAQAHTLRALYYLQLIKRYGGVPVFKEPLELNHDFSQDHRATFGEVVRFILADCDSALAAPDTQTGFSWNIYDNQFGIMNRAVPYAIKSQAVTYAVSPLWADGSITLEEATRITGEALFRCLANGYQLFDVEPSPSAAQNAYAFYFITSSNDKRSVDKETIYQRGSQMQVWRDAGMPSTPNMTKAGPCPTQDLVDAYEMANGEPPITGYSDADHLVPVINPASGYDPENPYAGRDPRFYASVYYNGAVRYLNQPAGKKVAAYEGGADGISASDRRFTRTGYYQRKFNNSQSGQGNNADGAIRLLRLGELYLNFAEVAYQAGGPDEPVSIDGTAMTAREAVNAIRKRAGMPGFPAGMSKEAFEKKYRNERRIELAFEEHRFFDVRRWKLLGTSDKFVTGMRIRQNGNNLTYTRFRFSNRGSTADRFLMYPIDQSEVDKIIGLSGVNWQNPGW from the coding sequence ATGAAATCTATATTATTGAATAATGGAGAAAAACGCGCATTAACCGGCCGCCCGCTTGTTGCTGTTTTTTGTAAACGGCGGCTGTTATGGTGTTGTTTCCTGGGGTTGTTGATTACAGGGGCCTGCAACAAACAGCTGGATCTCCCGTCCGATGGCAGACTGGGCTCTGTTGAAGAAGCGTTTACGGACTATAACCGTGTAAGGGGCTACCTGAATTCCTGTTATGGTTATTGTCCCGAACCCTCCATGGACCGCGCCTCTTATACAGATGAAGCGGAAGATGCCGATGCTATTACCTCCGGGTCCAACTTTCTGATCTGGTACCGTGGCACGATCACCGCATCCACCTATGCCACCTATTCCTCCGACGGAAGTCCCTGGACCAACCTCTTTCAGGGAATTTATAAATGCAATACTTTTTTAAAACAGATCAAAACGGCCACCGCAATTGTATCGGACGAAGAAAAGGCCGGCTGGATCGCGCAGGCGCATACCCTGCGGGCGCTCTATTATCTGCAGCTGATCAAACGTTACGGAGGGGTACCTGTTTTTAAGGAGCCGCTGGAACTGAACCATGACTTTTCTCAGGACCACCGGGCAACATTCGGAGAAGTGGTGCGGTTTATCCTTGCAGATTGTGATTCGGCCCTTGCGGCACCTGATACTCAAACCGGTTTTTCCTGGAATATTTATGATAACCAGTTCGGCATTATGAACCGAGCGGTACCCTATGCCATAAAGTCGCAGGCGGTTACTTATGCCGTAAGTCCCTTGTGGGCAGATGGCAGCATTACACTGGAGGAAGCCACCCGGATTACCGGGGAAGCCTTGTTCCGGTGCCTGGCCAACGGCTATCAGCTCTTTGATGTGGAGCCTTCTCCCTCCGCTGCGCAGAACGCTTATGCATTTTATTTTATCACGAGTTCGAACGATAAGCGATCGGTAGACAAAGAGACGATCTACCAGCGCGGCAGCCAGATGCAGGTCTGGCGGGATGCAGGCATGCCATCCACTCCCAATATGACCAAGGCCGGCCCCTGTCCCACACAGGACCTGGTGGATGCCTATGAGATGGCCAACGGGGAACCTCCCATAACCGGTTACAGTGATGCGGATCACCTGGTTCCTGTCATTAATCCCGCATCCGGCTATGATCCGGAAAACCCTTATGCAGGACGTGATCCCCGTTTTTATGCATCGGTGTATTATAACGGTGCCGTACGATACCTGAATCAACCAGCGGGAAAAAAAGTGGCTGCTTATGAAGGCGGGGCAGATGGTATCTCCGCCTCGGACCGCCGGTTTACCCGCACTGGTTATTATCAGCGCAAATTCAACAATTCACAATCCGGCCAGGGTAATAACGCGGATGGCGCCATCCGGCTCCTGCGGCTGGGCGAGCTCTACCTCAATTTTGCAGAAGTAGCTTATCAGGCGGGCGGACCTGACGAACCGGTTTCCATTGATGGCACGGCGATGACGGCAAGGGAAGCGGTGAATGCCATCCGGAAACGCGCAGGTATGCCGGGCTTTCCCGCAGGAATGAGCAAGGAGGCATTCGAAAAGAAATACCGCAATGAACGGCGGATCGAACTGGCCTTTGAAGAGCACCGGTTCTTTGATGTGCGCCGCTGGAAACTACTGGGCACCTCCGATAAATTTGTAACGGGCATGCGCATCAGACAAAACGGAAATAACCTTACCTATACCCGTTTCAGGTTCTCAAACAGGGGAAGCACTGCCGACCGGTTCCTGATGTATCCTATCGACCAGAGCGAAGTGGATAAGATCATCGGGCTTTCCGGTGTGAACTGGCAGAACCCCGGCTGGTAG
- a CDS encoding SusC/RagA family TonB-linked outer membrane protein has product MKYKSIIRIIALLLFIWCRHTDACAQQTSLVVKGRVADEWNQPVSGAAVNSANGKNGTTTNSAGEYVLTVNDNSSFFTVEKTGYKTRTLEVKEEDRIDVKLEADVHQEYETVELGYTQQLRKRVSGAVATVNGEVLERAPVANFTQTLAGRLPGLTTMETFSELSRATTDIYVRGFNSIRKNGPLVVIDGIPVSYNSSQSLEYISPNEIESVSLLKDAATQAIYGIQGANGVLVIKTKRGIKGQLKVYSTFDESVQQVTTRPAFFNAAEYATLKNQAAKNDGTELPFTDAQIQQYRSGANPGLYPSTDWYDYFVKDLANMQRASVNLTGGNDRVQFYSNVNLMHQGGYFKTDQTKYDPDANNVWVNYRTNVDMVINKYLKTFIRLAGNVKRERTPGSGNSTVYSSIFQLPPNLYGPVTPDGQVVATNTIESPTYGMLNRSGYYRHTVTNTTSQFGVDVDLGFLTKGLNLTGLFAYQTNSVGSLGTTQDYERYIRSANLDTLAFTRLGSSINEPLKYSKNHSYYYHLSYKADLNYERSFGLHDVRAMAYMFYQNLTKADNASPGLLPYNRVSTGAELDYAYNERYLVKLDWGYSGSEQYARNKRYTGTPAASVGWVVSNESFLHGLNWLSLLKLRAAYGRTANDQSGLSRFAYLNDIRLGGGGPIGSLQYLITENKMANPDITAETSVKRNLGIDLGLFNAVTVSADLFHERMEDMVVGATGTIPAYQGVPLAGYPQLNSGIFENKGYEISISFKKQLKKDLGFMIGGMYSYAKNTVISVNEATLTSDYVYRKKQEGYSVGQVWGYLVDKSNGNGYFNTPEELNGNQLDHTRVGNPRLGDLKYTDLNHDGIIDDRDVAPIGTGALPRVVYAFNGGINFRSFELNFLFQGSGQYQTIESGMGVYETFNDGVFGSLHRNAWTPERYQSGAPITAPALSLTSSSSHQPSDYYITDRSYLRLKNAELSYALPRAVLNAMHIQQVKLLLSGQNLITWDKMRSDDYGPEGGGYSGFPVYRVYNIGIKVTF; this is encoded by the coding sequence ATGAAGTATAAATCAATTATCAGGATCATCGCACTGCTGCTTTTTATATGGTGCCGGCACACTGATGCCTGCGCACAGCAAACCTCCCTTGTGGTAAAAGGAAGGGTTGCCGACGAGTGGAACCAGCCGGTATCCGGTGCTGCGGTCAATTCTGCCAACGGCAAAAACGGAACCACAACCAATAGCGCCGGGGAATACGTGCTGACCGTGAACGACAACAGTTCGTTTTTTACTGTTGAGAAAACCGGATATAAAACCCGGACCCTGGAAGTAAAGGAAGAAGACCGTATCGATGTAAAACTGGAAGCCGATGTGCATCAGGAATACGAAACGGTGGAGCTGGGATATACGCAGCAGCTGCGCAAGCGGGTTTCGGGTGCGGTGGCAACCGTAAACGGGGAAGTGCTGGAACGGGCGCCTGTGGCTAATTTTACGCAAACCCTTGCCGGCCGGTTGCCGGGACTGACCACCATGGAAACGTTCTCCGAACTGTCGAGGGCCACTACAGATATTTATGTGCGGGGTTTTAATTCCATCCGGAAGAACGGGCCGCTGGTGGTGATCGACGGGATCCCCGTATCATATAATTCCAGCCAGAGCCTGGAATATATTTCGCCGAATGAAATTGAATCGGTGAGCCTGCTGAAAGATGCTGCTACTCAGGCTATCTATGGCATCCAGGGTGCCAACGGGGTGCTGGTGATCAAAACAAAACGGGGAATAAAAGGGCAGCTGAAAGTGTACAGCACCTTTGATGAATCTGTACAACAGGTTACCACAAGGCCCGCTTTCTTTAATGCTGCTGAATACGCAACACTTAAAAACCAGGCTGCAAAGAATGATGGTACGGAACTTCCCTTTACAGATGCACAGATCCAGCAATACCGGTCGGGCGCCAACCCGGGTTTGTACCCGAGCACAGACTGGTATGATTATTTTGTAAAGGACCTGGCGAACATGCAACGCGCCAGTGTGAATCTTACGGGTGGTAACGACCGGGTCCAGTTCTATTCCAACGTAAACCTGATGCACCAGGGCGGCTATTTTAAAACAGATCAAACCAAATATGATCCCGATGCGAACAATGTATGGGTGAATTACCGCACCAATGTGGATATGGTCATCAACAAATACCTGAAGACCTTTATACGGCTGGCCGGTAATGTAAAACGGGAACGGACGCCCGGCTCCGGTAATTCCACCGTTTACAGCAGCATCTTTCAGCTTCCCCCCAATCTTTATGGACCTGTGACACCCGATGGACAGGTGGTTGCCACCAATACCATCGAAAGCCCGACCTACGGAATGCTGAACCGTTCCGGGTATTACCGGCACACGGTCACCAACACCACATCGCAGTTTGGTGTGGATGTGGATCTGGGTTTTTTGACAAAGGGCCTGAACCTTACCGGGTTGTTTGCCTACCAGACCAATTCTGTGGGAAGTCTGGGAACTACACAGGATTATGAACGCTATATAAGATCGGCGAACCTGGATACACTCGCATTTACAAGGCTTGGAAGCAGTATCAATGAGCCGCTTAAGTACAGTAAAAACCATTCCTATTACTATCATTTATCCTATAAGGCCGACCTGAATTATGAACGGAGCTTCGGGCTGCATGATGTGCGCGCCATGGCCTATATGTTTTATCAGAACCTGACAAAAGCCGACAATGCCTCTCCGGGTCTGCTGCCGTATAACCGCGTCAGCACCGGGGCGGAACTGGACTATGCGTATAATGAAAGATACCTGGTAAAACTGGACTGGGGCTATTCGGGATCTGAGCAGTATGCACGGAATAAGCGGTATACCGGTACTCCTGCTGCATCCGTTGGATGGGTGGTGTCCAATGAATCTTTTTTGCACGGACTGAACTGGCTGAGTCTGCTCAAATTGCGGGCGGCTTACGGAAGAACAGCAAATGATCAAAGCGGTTTAAGCCGGTTTGCCTACCTGAATGATATCCGGCTGGGCGGCGGAGGTCCCATCGGATCCCTTCAATACCTGATCACAGAAAATAAAATGGCCAACCCGGATATCACCGCGGAGACCTCGGTAAAAAGAAACCTGGGTATTGATCTGGGGTTGTTCAATGCAGTTACGGTGAGCGCCGATCTGTTTCATGAACGCATGGAAGACATGGTTGTGGGTGCAACCGGCACCATCCCTGCGTACCAGGGAGTGCCCCTTGCAGGATACCCGCAACTAAACTCCGGGATCTTTGAAAATAAAGGCTACGAAATTTCAATCAGCTTTAAAAAACAATTGAAGAAGGACCTGGGTTTTATGATCGGAGGAATGTATAGTTATGCAAAGAACACCGTCATCAGTGTGAATGAAGCAACACTGACCAGCGACTATGTATACCGGAAAAAACAGGAAGGTTATTCTGTAGGCCAGGTGTGGGGCTACCTCGTAGACAAGAGCAATGGCAACGGCTATTTTAATACACCGGAAGAGTTGAACGGAAACCAACTGGATCATACCCGGGTGGGCAATCCCCGGTTGGGAGATCTGAAATATACGGACCTTAACCATGACGGGATCATTGACGACCGGGATGTGGCGCCGATCGGTACCGGTGCCCTTCCCCGTGTTGTGTATGCATTTAACGGGGGCATAAATTTCAGATCGTTCGAACTGAATTTTCTTTTCCAGGGCAGCGGGCAGTATCAGACAATTGAAAGCGGGATGGGTGTTTATGAAACATTCAACGACGGGGTCTTTGGCTCCCTGCACCGCAATGCCTGGACACCGGAGCGCTACCAGAGCGGCGCACCAATTACAGCCCCGGCATTGTCGCTTACCAGCAGCAGCAGCCACCAGCCCAGCGATTATTATATTACAGACCGGTCGTACCTGCGGCTGAAGAATGCAGAACTATCCTATGCATTGCCGCGTGCGGTTTTGAATGCAATGCATATACAGCAGGTGAAACTGCTGTTAAGCGGACAAAACCTGATCACCTGGGATAAGATGCGGTCTGATGATTATGGCCCCGAAGGAGGCGGCTATAGTGGGTTCCCGGTATACCGTGTGTACAATATCGGGATTAAGGTGACCTTTTAA
- a CDS encoding glycoside hydrolase family 99-like domain-containing protein, protein MNVKKMIGYLLLCLIAGSAAPVGVSAQQYDVAAFYWPAYHYEPRIGFLFPDKKGEWEIIYNAKPKEEGHAQPKVPLWGYKDEAAPRVMKKKIKTALAHGVNTFIFDWYWYEGQPFLERCLNDGFLKANKGRMKFYLMWANHDATSYWDARNPRKDSVIWKGGVNRTEFDKITDRVIERYFKQPSYYKINGEPVFCIYELQTLIDGLGGPGATKAALDDFRKKTKAAGFPGLHLQGILWSALPASLSGVPGDKIQTQDKVLEYFGFSSITNYCWAHLQPPSGDYEKWADASTAMWSGFDRDFSMPYIPNVTIGWDPNPRYPFKAGYITNPAPEKFATYVEKAKAYVDGHPQQPRLITVNAWNEWSEGSYLEPDTVHKLEYLDVIKRTFHNKRSSRK, encoded by the coding sequence ATGAATGTAAAAAAGATGATCGGGTATTTGCTGCTTTGTTTGATTGCGGGGTCAGCAGCTCCCGTTGGGGTATCGGCACAGCAATATGATGTAGCGGCATTTTACTGGCCGGCCTATCATTATGAGCCGCGGATCGGTTTTCTTTTTCCGGATAAAAAGGGTGAATGGGAAATTATTTATAACGCAAAACCAAAGGAGGAGGGACATGCCCAGCCAAAGGTTCCCTTATGGGGCTACAAAGATGAGGCGGCTCCGCGGGTGATGAAGAAAAAGATCAAAACGGCGCTGGCACATGGAGTGAACACGTTCATATTCGACTGGTACTGGTATGAAGGTCAGCCGTTCCTGGAGCGCTGTCTTAACGATGGTTTTTTAAAGGCCAATAAGGGCCGGATGAAATTTTACCTGATGTGGGCCAATCATGATGCAACAAGCTACTGGGATGCACGGAATCCCCGGAAAGATTCAGTGATCTGGAAAGGCGGCGTTAACAGGACGGAGTTTGATAAGATCACCGACCGGGTGATTGAACGTTATTTTAAACAGCCGTCTTACTATAAGATCAATGGTGAACCCGTGTTCTGCATCTATGAGCTGCAGACCCTGATCGACGGACTGGGCGGGCCCGGAGCAACAAAGGCGGCCCTTGATGATTTCAGAAAGAAGACCAAAGCCGCAGGATTTCCGGGATTGCATCTTCAGGGTATTTTATGGTCGGCCCTACCGGCTTCCCTGAGCGGCGTACCGGGAGATAAGATACAAACGCAGGACAAGGTGCTGGAGTACTTCGGCTTCAGCAGCATCACCAATTACTGCTGGGCGCACCTGCAGCCGCCTTCAGGCGATTATGAAAAGTGGGCGGATGCTTCCACTGCGATGTGGAGTGGTTTCGACCGCGATTTTTCGATGCCGTATATCCCGAATGTGACCATCGGATGGGATCCCAATCCGCGCTATCCCTTCAAAGCAGGCTATATCACCAACCCGGCTCCTGAAAAATTCGCGACCTATGTTGAAAAGGCAAAGGCGTATGTGGACGGGCACCCGCAACAGCCGCGGCTGATCACCGTCAATGCCTGGAATGAATGGTCCGAAGGCAGTTACCTCGAACCCGATACCGTACATAAACTGGAATACCTTGACGTAATAAAGCGCACATTCCATAATAAAAGGTCTTCCCGGAAATAA
- a CDS encoding beta-N-acetylhexosaminidase — protein sequence MSYFRFLKPGFLQLLLLCIPFTAAVQELSVIPQPAAATVTNTATVLPAKMFRNIYTNAGLGRSYILSVFGELGIAAGFTNEKKNAGIELLLDTKQKGKKGGYMLDLAASVKNKITITANTTEGLLNGLQTLRQLIGRDGSSIHAPGCRVSDTPEFSWRAFMLDESRHFHGMATVKKLLDEMARLKMNIFHWHLVDDPGWRIEIRKYPLLTTIGSKRDHSHTNLSWQQWDSLFPGRKMFYTQAELKEMVRYAADRGIRIIPEIEVPGHASASIYAYPWLGSSSSKEKKLVYGDLYNITDPRVEGFIHDVLDEVLAIFPSKIIHIGGDEANYTHWKNREDITAFMKKHDIPTHSDLQVWAINRLSRYLAGKGAKMIGWNEITGDNIRLEAHVKASEKEKLAPGTIVQFWDGEVSLVNKAIHNGFDVVNSDRHYTYLDYSYETTPLEKAYAFNPVPEGLSGTDTEKILGLGCQMWGEAIPDTNRLYYQVFPRIAAMAECAWTAPARKDYSGFTERLKKMETIWKSYGYWKL from the coding sequence ATGTCTTATTTCCGTTTTTTAAAACCAGGCTTTCTGCAACTGCTGTTGCTCTGTATTCCCTTCACGGCTGCTGTACAGGAACTTTCTGTTATACCCCAACCGGCAGCTGCTACGGTAACAAATACTGCTACGGTACTGCCCGCAAAAATGTTCCGGAATATCTATACCAATGCCGGGCTGGGCAGATCATACATCCTGTCCGTATTCGGGGAATTGGGTATAGCCGCGGGCTTTACAAACGAAAAGAAAAATGCCGGGATCGAACTGCTCCTGGATACAAAACAAAAAGGTAAAAAAGGCGGGTACATGCTGGACCTGGCGGCTTCCGTAAAAAATAAGATCACGATAACTGCCAATACAACCGAAGGACTTTTAAACGGCCTGCAAACACTGCGTCAGCTGATCGGCCGCGATGGCAGCAGCATCCATGCCCCCGGATGCCGGGTATCCGACACCCCGGAATTTTCCTGGCGGGCCTTTATGCTGGACGAAAGCCGGCATTTTCATGGTATGGCAACCGTAAAAAAACTGCTGGATGAAATGGCCCGTCTTAAGATGAATATCTTTCACTGGCACCTGGTAGATGATCCGGGCTGGCGGATCGAGATCAGAAAATACCCGCTGCTGACAACGATCGGCTCCAAACGCGATCATTCACATACCAATCTTTCCTGGCAGCAATGGGATAGCTTATTCCCTGGCAGAAAGATGTTTTATACGCAGGCAGAACTGAAGGAAATGGTACGCTATGCCGCCGACCGCGGTATCCGGATCATCCCCGAGATCGAAGTGCCGGGGCATGCCTCCGCTTCCATCTACGCCTATCCCTGGCTGGGTTCCAGCAGCAGCAAGGAAAAAAAGCTGGTTTATGGGGATCTGTACAATATTACCGACCCCAGGGTGGAAGGGTTCATTCATGATGTGCTGGATGAGGTGCTGGCCATCTTCCCTTCAAAAATAATTCACATCGGAGGTGATGAAGCAAACTATACCCACTGGAAGAACCGGGAAGATATTACCGCCTTTATGAAAAAGCATGATATCCCTACACACTCCGACCTGCAGGTATGGGCCATTAACCGGCTCTCACGGTACCTGGCAGGCAAAGGAGCAAAGATGATCGGATGGAATGAAATTACCGGCGATAACATCCGGCTGGAAGCGCATGTGAAGGCAAGTGAAAAAGAAAAACTGGCACCGGGCACGATCGTGCAGTTCTGGGATGGTGAAGTAAGCCTGGTCAATAAGGCCATTCATAATGGTTTTGATGTGGTCAATTCCGACAGGCATTACACATACCTCGATTACAGTTATGAAACCACACCGCTGGAAAAAGCCTATGCCTTCAACCCGGTTCCGGAAGGACTTTCTGGCACCGATACGGAAAAGATACTGGGCCTGGGTTGTCAGATGTGGGGAGAAGCCATCCCGGATACCAACCGGTTGTATTACCAGGTCTTCCCGAGAATCGCTGCTATGGCGGAATGCGCATGGACGGCTCCCGCCCGGAAAGATTATTCCGGCTTTACCGAACGGTTAAAAAAAATGGAAACGATCTGGAAAAGCTATGGATACTGGAAGCTGTAG